The following proteins are encoded in a genomic region of Oncorhynchus gorbuscha isolate QuinsamMale2020 ecotype Even-year linkage group LG11, OgorEven_v1.0, whole genome shotgun sequence:
- the LOC124047909 gene encoding angiogenic factor with G patch and FHA domains 1-like isoform X3 — translation MVVTRCLCSTFRLIFLAERNEGVRPSEESKRIAGSMATNGEKASGGEEGSDSEVAELRQKVESLKQELKSCTKELTKLQKQLTKSESLQKSTEGYNEDLRKQVNKLSAEIHERKKKAKERAEAETQTEEYTWSETDYYNYYYGGGYYQGDGVTTDTQGTVTPEGQEATDASEMTAAESTTDTATDMTTDNATAMITEVSVEGGIAATQPEEVDTGSIADMLRATAEQAMTQTGFVFDETTGMYYDHSTGFYYDSASQLYYDNNTGMYYYYDAESGKYQFHSRIEVPTVQPVSETSQVKKSLDKKGRKWKKVLERTARQNDKVEDVTNSLANMKISYFWNSASRRVAEKVWPPCVRVTVVRSPVLQTGTLFIITADSPATIGREKDMNHAISIFEKGVSKLHAEVYFDQDQQCYMLVDQGSQNGTVLNGNRILQPNAKCDPCPLTHGDEVKMGETVLSFHIHAGTDTCDGCEPGQVMAHLSKHQRNQPLQTGPAPTKEDKELLRQKELKQMKVKYGLKSAEYEEDKALRNPRYVDRAESRRQTVGSEGVFQRDDAPASVHVEISEVNKGRKMLEKMGWKKGEGLGKDGAGMKDPIQLKVRKSQSGFGAGAAVSVDEAGTLSRTKTQRNWEKARERFNDTCQTETPTVKKEQSPAPKPWVKGEVAE, via the exons CCGGAAGTATGGCGACAAATGGAGAGAAGgcaagtggaggagaggaggggtcgGATTCCGAGGTGGCTGAGCTTCGCCAGAAAGTAGAGTCTCTAAAGCAAGAACTGAAAAGCTGCACAAAAGAACTGACCAAATTACAGAAACAACTGACCAAGTCTGAGAGTCTTCAGAAAAGCACAGAAGGCTACAATGAAGACTTGAGGAAACAG GTCAACAAGCTTAGTGCAGAGATTCATGAACGAAAGAAAAAGGCGAAAGAGAGAGCTGAAgctgagacacagacagaggaatATACCTGGTCAGAAACTG AttattacaactactactatgGAGGAGGCTACTACCAGGGTGATGGTGTGACTACAGACACCCAGGGGACCGTGACACCTGAGGGGCAGGAAGCCACTGATGCCTCAGAGATGACAGCTGCAGAATCAACCACTGACACAGCTACAGACATGACGACAGACAACGCCACAGCGATGATTACAGAGGTGTCTGTAGAGGGTGGTATTGCTGCCACTCAACCAGAG GAAGTGGATACGGGCTCCATAGCAGACATGCTGAGAGCCACAGCTGAGCAGGCCATGACACAGACTGGCTTTGTGTTTGATGAGACCACAGGGATGTACTACGACCACAGCACTGGCTTTTACTACGACTCG GCCAGTCAGTTGTACTATGATAACAACACAGGCATGTACTACTATTACGATGCTGAGAGTGGCAAGTACCAGTTCCACTCCAGGATAGAGGTTCCTACTGTACAGCCTGTCTCAGAGACCAGCCAGGTGAAAAAGAGCCTCGACAAGAAAGGAAGGAAGTGGAAGAAAGTTCTAGAGAGAACCGCCCGTCAGAATGATAAG GTAGAAGACGTGACTAACTCACTGGCTAACATGAAGATTTCCTATTTCTGGAACTCAGCTTCCCGTAGAG TTGCTGAGAAGGTGTGGCCACCCTGCGTGAGGGTGACAGTGGTCAGATCTCCAGTGTTACAGACAGGAACACTCTTCATCATCACAGCTGACTCTCCAGCCACCATTGGCAG GGAGAAGGATATGAACCATGCCATTAGTATATTTGAAAAGGGAGTCAGTAAG CTCCATGCAGAGGTGTACTTTGACCAGGACCAACAGTGCTACATGCTAGTGGACCAGGGAAGTCAGAACGGAACTGTCCTCAATGGCAACCGAATCCTACAG CCCAACGCTAAGTGTGATCCTTGCCCTCTGACCCATGGGGATGAGGTGAAGATGGGAGAGACTGTTCTGTCCTTCCACATCCACGCAGGGACAGACACCTGTGACGGCTGTGAACCTGGACAGGTCATGGCTCACCTCAGCAAACACCAGAGGAACCAACCACTACAGACCG GTCCAGCTCCAACCAAAGAGGACAAGGAGCTGCTCCGACAGAAAGAACTGAAACAGATGAAGGTTAAATATGGCCTGAAG AGCGCTGAGTATGAGGAGGATAAAGCCCTGAGGAACCCCAGGTATGTGGACCGGGCCGAGTCTCGCCGTCAGACCGTGGGCAGCGAGGGAGTCTTTCAACGGGATGACGCACCCGCCTCTGTACATGT TGAGATCAGTGAAGTCAACAAGGGAAGGAAGATGTTGGAGAAGATGGGCTGGAAGAAAGGAGAAGGCCTGGGCAAAGATGGAGCTGGAATGAAAGACCCG ATCCAGTTGAAGGTCCGGAAGTCCCAGTCAGGCTTTGGGGCAGGAGCTGCTGTGTCGGTGGACGAGGCTGGGACTCTGAGTAGGACCAAGACCCAGAGGAACTGGGAGAAGGCCAGGGAGCGGTTTAATGACACATGCCAGACAGAGACACCCACAGTCAAGAAGGAGCAGAGCCCAGCACCCAAACCCTGGGTTAAAGGAGAAGTGGCTGAGTGA
- the LOC124047909 gene encoding angiogenic factor with G patch and FHA domains 1-like isoform X1 codes for MVVTRCLCSTFRLIFLAERNEGVRPSEESKRIAGSMATNGEKASGGEEGSDSEVAELRQKVESLKQELKSCTKELTKLQKQLTKSESLQKSTEGYNEDLRKQVNKLSAEIHERKKKAKERAEAETQTEEYTWSETDYYNYYYGGGYYQGDGVTTDTQGTVTPEGQEATDASEMTAAESTTDTATDMTTDNATAMITEVSVEGGIAATQPEEVDTGSIADMLRATAEQAMTQTGFVFDETTGMYYDHSTGFYYDSASQLYYDNNTGMYYYYDAESGKYQFHSRIEVPTVQPVSETSQVKKSLDKKGRKWKKVLERTARQNDKGLVKEELDLDEWMERRIPKRGTGSRRHRGRSLTPDTPLQKKRSLKIRQAKSAERSLKRKKRKDGLRSDDASSSRRKKKKAKSDKLIKKKKKAKAASASQSDDSSGNNDPEEGEITESEREWKSTSSSPPPTKYSSESEIESQEVAEKVWPPCVRVTVVRSPVLQTGTLFIITADSPATIGREKDMNHAISIFEKGVSKLHAEVYFDQDQQCYMLVDQGSQNGTVLNGNRILQPNAKCDPCPLTHGDEVKMGETVLSFHIHAGTDTCDGCEPGQVMAHLSKHQRNQPLQTGPAPTKEDKELLRQKELKQMKVKYGLKSAEYEEDKALRNPRYVDRAESRRQTVGSEGVFQRDDAPASVHVEISEVNKGRKMLEKMGWKKGEGLGKDGAGMKDPIQLKVRKSQSGFGAGAAVSVDEAGTLSRTKTQRNWEKARERFNDTCQTETPTVKKEQSPAPKPWVKGEVAE; via the exons CCGGAAGTATGGCGACAAATGGAGAGAAGgcaagtggaggagaggaggggtcgGATTCCGAGGTGGCTGAGCTTCGCCAGAAAGTAGAGTCTCTAAAGCAAGAACTGAAAAGCTGCACAAAAGAACTGACCAAATTACAGAAACAACTGACCAAGTCTGAGAGTCTTCAGAAAAGCACAGAAGGCTACAATGAAGACTTGAGGAAACAG GTCAACAAGCTTAGTGCAGAGATTCATGAACGAAAGAAAAAGGCGAAAGAGAGAGCTGAAgctgagacacagacagaggaatATACCTGGTCAGAAACTG AttattacaactactactatgGAGGAGGCTACTACCAGGGTGATGGTGTGACTACAGACACCCAGGGGACCGTGACACCTGAGGGGCAGGAAGCCACTGATGCCTCAGAGATGACAGCTGCAGAATCAACCACTGACACAGCTACAGACATGACGACAGACAACGCCACAGCGATGATTACAGAGGTGTCTGTAGAGGGTGGTATTGCTGCCACTCAACCAGAG GAAGTGGATACGGGCTCCATAGCAGACATGCTGAGAGCCACAGCTGAGCAGGCCATGACACAGACTGGCTTTGTGTTTGATGAGACCACAGGGATGTACTACGACCACAGCACTGGCTTTTACTACGACTCG GCCAGTCAGTTGTACTATGATAACAACACAGGCATGTACTACTATTACGATGCTGAGAGTGGCAAGTACCAGTTCCACTCCAGGATAGAGGTTCCTACTGTACAGCCTGTCTCAGAGACCAGCCAGGTGAAAAAGAGCCTCGACAAGAAAGGAAGGAAGTGGAAGAAAGTTCTAGAGAGAACCGCCCGTCAGAATGATAAG GGCCTTGTAAAGGAGGAGCTGGACCTTGATGAGTGGATGGAGCGGCGAATCCCGAAGAGGGGCACAGGCTCGCGCAGGCATAGGGGCCGGTCTCTTACTCCAGACACTCCTCTGCAAAAAAAACGCTCCTTGAAGATTCGCCAGGCGAAGAGTGCCGAACGCTCgttgaagaggaagaagaggaaggacgGGTTGCGCTCCGATGATGCGAGCAGCtcgaggaggaagaagaagaaggctaAATCAGATAAACTCATCAAGAAAAAGAAGAAGGCTAAAGCAGCGTCTGCATCACAGAGTGATGACTCGAGTGGGAACAATGATCCTGAGGAGGGGGAGATCACGGAGTCGGAGAGAGAATGGAAGTctacctcttcctcccctcctcccaccaaATACAGCTcagagtcagagatagagagtCAGGAAG TTGCTGAGAAGGTGTGGCCACCCTGCGTGAGGGTGACAGTGGTCAGATCTCCAGTGTTACAGACAGGAACACTCTTCATCATCACAGCTGACTCTCCAGCCACCATTGGCAG GGAGAAGGATATGAACCATGCCATTAGTATATTTGAAAAGGGAGTCAGTAAG CTCCATGCAGAGGTGTACTTTGACCAGGACCAACAGTGCTACATGCTAGTGGACCAGGGAAGTCAGAACGGAACTGTCCTCAATGGCAACCGAATCCTACAG CCCAACGCTAAGTGTGATCCTTGCCCTCTGACCCATGGGGATGAGGTGAAGATGGGAGAGACTGTTCTGTCCTTCCACATCCACGCAGGGACAGACACCTGTGACGGCTGTGAACCTGGACAGGTCATGGCTCACCTCAGCAAACACCAGAGGAACCAACCACTACAGACCG GTCCAGCTCCAACCAAAGAGGACAAGGAGCTGCTCCGACAGAAAGAACTGAAACAGATGAAGGTTAAATATGGCCTGAAG AGCGCTGAGTATGAGGAGGATAAAGCCCTGAGGAACCCCAGGTATGTGGACCGGGCCGAGTCTCGCCGTCAGACCGTGGGCAGCGAGGGAGTCTTTCAACGGGATGACGCACCCGCCTCTGTACATGT TGAGATCAGTGAAGTCAACAAGGGAAGGAAGATGTTGGAGAAGATGGGCTGGAAGAAAGGAGAAGGCCTGGGCAAAGATGGAGCTGGAATGAAAGACCCG ATCCAGTTGAAGGTCCGGAAGTCCCAGTCAGGCTTTGGGGCAGGAGCTGCTGTGTCGGTGGACGAGGCTGGGACTCTGAGTAGGACCAAGACCCAGAGGAACTGGGAGAAGGCCAGGGAGCGGTTTAATGACACATGCCAGACAGAGACACCCACAGTCAAGAAGGAGCAGAGCCCAGCACCCAAACCCTGGGTTAAAGGAGAAGTGGCTGAGTGA
- the LOC124047909 gene encoding angiogenic factor with G patch and FHA domains 1-like isoform X2: protein MATNGEKASGGEEGSDSEVAELRQKVESLKQELKSCTKELTKLQKQLTKSESLQKSTEGYNEDLRKQVNKLSAEIHERKKKAKERAEAETQTEEYTWSETDYYNYYYGGGYYQGDGVTTDTQGTVTPEGQEATDASEMTAAESTTDTATDMTTDNATAMITEVSVEGGIAATQPEEVDTGSIADMLRATAEQAMTQTGFVFDETTGMYYDHSTGFYYDSASQLYYDNNTGMYYYYDAESGKYQFHSRIEVPTVQPVSETSQVKKSLDKKGRKWKKVLERTARQNDKGLVKEELDLDEWMERRIPKRGTGSRRHRGRSLTPDTPLQKKRSLKIRQAKSAERSLKRKKRKDGLRSDDASSSRRKKKKAKSDKLIKKKKKAKAASASQSDDSSGNNDPEEGEITESEREWKSTSSSPPPTKYSSESEIESQEVAEKVWPPCVRVTVVRSPVLQTGTLFIITADSPATIGREKDMNHAISIFEKGVSKLHAEVYFDQDQQCYMLVDQGSQNGTVLNGNRILQPNAKCDPCPLTHGDEVKMGETVLSFHIHAGTDTCDGCEPGQVMAHLSKHQRNQPLQTGPAPTKEDKELLRQKELKQMKVKYGLKSAEYEEDKALRNPRYVDRAESRRQTVGSEGVFQRDDAPASVHVEISEVNKGRKMLEKMGWKKGEGLGKDGAGMKDPIQLKVRKSQSGFGAGAAVSVDEAGTLSRTKTQRNWEKARERFNDTCQTETPTVKKEQSPAPKPWVKGEVAE from the exons ATGGCGACAAATGGAGAGAAGgcaagtggaggagaggaggggtcgGATTCCGAGGTGGCTGAGCTTCGCCAGAAAGTAGAGTCTCTAAAGCAAGAACTGAAAAGCTGCACAAAAGAACTGACCAAATTACAGAAACAACTGACCAAGTCTGAGAGTCTTCAGAAAAGCACAGAAGGCTACAATGAAGACTTGAGGAAACAG GTCAACAAGCTTAGTGCAGAGATTCATGAACGAAAGAAAAAGGCGAAAGAGAGAGCTGAAgctgagacacagacagaggaatATACCTGGTCAGAAACTG AttattacaactactactatgGAGGAGGCTACTACCAGGGTGATGGTGTGACTACAGACACCCAGGGGACCGTGACACCTGAGGGGCAGGAAGCCACTGATGCCTCAGAGATGACAGCTGCAGAATCAACCACTGACACAGCTACAGACATGACGACAGACAACGCCACAGCGATGATTACAGAGGTGTCTGTAGAGGGTGGTATTGCTGCCACTCAACCAGAG GAAGTGGATACGGGCTCCATAGCAGACATGCTGAGAGCCACAGCTGAGCAGGCCATGACACAGACTGGCTTTGTGTTTGATGAGACCACAGGGATGTACTACGACCACAGCACTGGCTTTTACTACGACTCG GCCAGTCAGTTGTACTATGATAACAACACAGGCATGTACTACTATTACGATGCTGAGAGTGGCAAGTACCAGTTCCACTCCAGGATAGAGGTTCCTACTGTACAGCCTGTCTCAGAGACCAGCCAGGTGAAAAAGAGCCTCGACAAGAAAGGAAGGAAGTGGAAGAAAGTTCTAGAGAGAACCGCCCGTCAGAATGATAAG GGCCTTGTAAAGGAGGAGCTGGACCTTGATGAGTGGATGGAGCGGCGAATCCCGAAGAGGGGCACAGGCTCGCGCAGGCATAGGGGCCGGTCTCTTACTCCAGACACTCCTCTGCAAAAAAAACGCTCCTTGAAGATTCGCCAGGCGAAGAGTGCCGAACGCTCgttgaagaggaagaagaggaaggacgGGTTGCGCTCCGATGATGCGAGCAGCtcgaggaggaagaagaagaaggctaAATCAGATAAACTCATCAAGAAAAAGAAGAAGGCTAAAGCAGCGTCTGCATCACAGAGTGATGACTCGAGTGGGAACAATGATCCTGAGGAGGGGGAGATCACGGAGTCGGAGAGAGAATGGAAGTctacctcttcctcccctcctcccaccaaATACAGCTcagagtcagagatagagagtCAGGAAG TTGCTGAGAAGGTGTGGCCACCCTGCGTGAGGGTGACAGTGGTCAGATCTCCAGTGTTACAGACAGGAACACTCTTCATCATCACAGCTGACTCTCCAGCCACCATTGGCAG GGAGAAGGATATGAACCATGCCATTAGTATATTTGAAAAGGGAGTCAGTAAG CTCCATGCAGAGGTGTACTTTGACCAGGACCAACAGTGCTACATGCTAGTGGACCAGGGAAGTCAGAACGGAACTGTCCTCAATGGCAACCGAATCCTACAG CCCAACGCTAAGTGTGATCCTTGCCCTCTGACCCATGGGGATGAGGTGAAGATGGGAGAGACTGTTCTGTCCTTCCACATCCACGCAGGGACAGACACCTGTGACGGCTGTGAACCTGGACAGGTCATGGCTCACCTCAGCAAACACCAGAGGAACCAACCACTACAGACCG GTCCAGCTCCAACCAAAGAGGACAAGGAGCTGCTCCGACAGAAAGAACTGAAACAGATGAAGGTTAAATATGGCCTGAAG AGCGCTGAGTATGAGGAGGATAAAGCCCTGAGGAACCCCAGGTATGTGGACCGGGCCGAGTCTCGCCGTCAGACCGTGGGCAGCGAGGGAGTCTTTCAACGGGATGACGCACCCGCCTCTGTACATGT TGAGATCAGTGAAGTCAACAAGGGAAGGAAGATGTTGGAGAAGATGGGCTGGAAGAAAGGAGAAGGCCTGGGCAAAGATGGAGCTGGAATGAAAGACCCG ATCCAGTTGAAGGTCCGGAAGTCCCAGTCAGGCTTTGGGGCAGGAGCTGCTGTGTCGGTGGACGAGGCTGGGACTCTGAGTAGGACCAAGACCCAGAGGAACTGGGAGAAGGCCAGGGAGCGGTTTAATGACACATGCCAGACAGAGACACCCACAGTCAAGAAGGAGCAGAGCCCAGCACCCAAACCCTGGGTTAAAGGAGAAGTGGCTGAGTGA